The Aphelocoma coerulescens isolate FSJ_1873_10779 chromosome 2, UR_Acoe_1.0, whole genome shotgun sequence genome contains a region encoding:
- the LOC138106434 gene encoding cytochrome c oxidase subunit NDUFA4-like: MVLRVIFTHAKKHPALIPLFVIIGSGGVGAGLYLMRLAMFNPDVCWDKKNNPEPWNKLSPSDQYKFYSVNVDYSRLKKDRPDF, from the exons ATGGTGCTACGCGTTATCTTCACCCACGCGAAGAAGCACCCGGCC TTGATCCCTCTGTTTGTGATCATTGGATCTGGAGGTGTTGGTGCAGGCCTGTATCTCATGCGTTTGGCGATGTTCAACCCTGATGTCTG CTGGGACAAGAAAAATAATCCAGAACCTTGGAACAAATTGTCTCCCAGTGACCAGTACAAG TTCTACTCGGTTAATGTGGACTACAGTAGACTGAAAAAGGACCGTCCTGACTTCTGA